One segment of Triticum aestivum cultivar Chinese Spring chromosome 2A, IWGSC CS RefSeq v2.1, whole genome shotgun sequence DNA contains the following:
- the LOC123191170 gene encoding protein NRT1/ PTR FAMILY 5.10: protein MAMMDVDAPFLEDKEEPLAGVCDFRGRAVYRTTSGGWRSAFFLVVVEVAVIIAYYGVSANLITYLTGPLGQSNAAAATAVNVWTGTARLMPLLGAFVADSWLGRYRSIILACTLYVLGYGMITLASTLLSQRPSASLGKDSSSSPFSLEVSFFYVSLYLIALAQGVGKPCGLAFAADQFDPNHAREFTARSSLFNWWHFFIAIGISFAVIVVSYIQENVGWGIGFGTLFTVMICAFVVFLLGIPTYRLHVPVTGSDNPFARLGRSVFALARNSSFRVCAKRHHHEDEDVATSMEEARCVLQLLPIWAACLAYGVVIAQIMTLFNKQGRTLNRHIGGLELPPATLQVFWPAAGLLFVPIYDRVLVPALRYTTGTPSGLTLLQRVGTGMVVSMVAMCVAALVETQRLEMARKNNLVDNAMATIPMSWAWLVPQYVMIGVSDVFVLVGMQEFFYDQMPSELRSLGIALFYSVMGIGGFISGALISLMDHITRSGGGESWFSNNLNRAHLDYFYWLLAGLSAAELALYIYITRNYVYKEKSQLRVTT, encoded by the exons ATGGCAATGATGGACGTCGATGCTCCCTTTCTTGAGGATAAGGAAGAGCCGCTCGCCGGCGTCTGCGACTTCCGCGGCCGCGCCGTCTaccgcaccacctccggcgggtgGCGATCCGCCTTCTTCCTCGTCG TGGTGGAGGTCGCCGTCATCATCGCCTACTACGGCGTGTCGGCGAACCTGATCACGTACCTGACAGGGCCGCTCGGCCAATCCAACGCGGCGGCGGCCACGGCAGTGAACGTCTGGACGGGGACGGCCAGGCTCATGCCGCTGCTGGGTGCCTTCGTCGCCGACTCCTGGTTGGGCCGCTACCGCTCCATCATCCTCGCCTGCACCCTCTATGTCCTG GGCTATGGCATGATCACTCTAGCATCAACACTCCTGTCTCAGCGACCGTCTGCATCCCTTGGCAAAGACTCCTCGTCTTCCCCTTTTTCGCTGGAGGTGTCCTTCTTCTATGTCTCCCTCTATCTCATCGCGCTCGCGCAGGGTGTCGGCAAACCTTGTGGGCTTGCCTTCGCCGCAGATCAATTCGATCCCAACCACGCTAGGGAGTTCACCGCCCGGAGCTCCCTCTTCAACTGGTGGCACTTCTTCATAGCCATTGGGATCAGTTTCGCTGTCATCGTTGTCAGCTACATCCAGGAGAATGTTGGTTGGGGAATTGGCTTTGGCACGCTCTTCACCGTCATGATTTGCGCTTTTGTtgtcttcctccttggcattcccACCTACCGCCTCCATGTGCCTGTCACTGGCTCTGATAACCCTTTTGCTCGTCTTGGTCGTAGTGTCTTTGCGCTTGCTAGGAACTCAAGCTTCCGTGTCTGCGCTAAAAGACAtcatcatgaagatgaagatgtcgcaACCAGCATGGAGGAGGCGCGTTGCGTGCTACAACTACTGCCGATCTGGGCAGCATGCCTAGCTTATGGTGTGGTGATTGCGCAGATCATGACACTTTTTAACAAGCAGGGACGCACCCTAAATCGTCATATTGGTGGCCTAGAGCTACCTCCGGCCACATTGCAAGTGTTCTGGCCGGCAGCCGGCTTACTGTTTGTGCCCATCTATGACCGTGTTCTAGTTCCGGCACTACGTTACACGACGGGCACCCCATCGGGGTTGACGCTGTTGCAGCGAGTAGGTACGGGCATGGTTGTCTCAATGGTCGCCATGTGTGTTGCGGCATTGGTGGAGACCCAAAGGTTGGAGATGGCACGGAAGAACAACCTAGTTGACAACGCCATGGCGACGATACCGATGAGCTGGGCATGGTTGGTTCCGCAGTATGTGATGATTGGGGTGTCCGACGTGTTTGTGTTAGTCGGGATGCAGGAGTTCTTCTATGACCAAATGCCCAGTGAGCTTCGCAGCCTTGGCATAGCGCTCTTCTATAGCGTGATGGGAATCGGCGGCTTCATCAGCGGCGCTCTCATATCACTCATGGACCACATCACCCGCAGCGGTGGGGGCGAAAGCTGGTTCTCTAACAACCTCAATCGCGCCCACCTTGACTACTTCTACTGGTTGCTCGCTGGCCTAAGTGCGGCCGAGCTTGCCCTCTATATCTACATCACCAGAAACTATGTCTACAAGGAAAAGAGTCAGCTGAGAGTGACAACCTAG